The window CCATTAGGGATAGTAAActtaatgaagatgatgatagaTTTCATGTGGAACCTTCATCATTGACTTCATTATCAGTAATATCCAGCTCCTCCAGCAAAGAGCAACGTTGCCCAATCAATTCAAAAGCATCTTCAGGAATCAAGCTACAAGATTCCATTTTGAGGGAAATAAGGGAGTTACATGAACTTGTTATAATGTCTAAAGAGGCATGAGTTATTTTTCTACAACAAGTTATGTCCAATTTTTTCAATCCATTGTGCTTCTCCATAATGGAGGAGAGACCCTCATCTGTCACTCCTATGCACTTGCATAAGTTTATCTCCTTTAAGGATACACAACAATCTGCAATTGCTTTCATCCCAGCACATGAGACTTGGCAGCCATCTAATTTAATGCACTGCAGGCCCGGAAAATTGCGCAGGCATTTTGCTAGATCTACTGTAACCTGAACCAAGGTTtgcaaaaagggggaaaaaaattaagatgaGAGATAACAGATACACTTGCAATGGAAAATTCACGAATAGAAGTTCTATACTTACATCAAAACCATATGCTAGACTGAGATGGCTTAGGTGTTTCATGCCATTTGTTAGAGAATATAGACCAATGTGGCTGACATTTTGAATGATTGACATATTAAGCATCTGCAACAAATATCAGATGGAATCAATGAATTGCAAGAGAGGATGTAAAAAGGACAAACAGGAACCAAAGAAGGAACCTCTAGTGGTTTGTATCCTTGATTCAGGGTGACAAGACCCTCATCATCAACACCAGAACATCCGACAAGAATTAATTCCTTGAGTTGTTGAAGCTGCAGGATGGGTGGAAGGCACTTTTCTGTTATCTGTTAAGAAAAAATCCAGAAGAATGTTAAAAGTTTCTCAAGATAACGACATTTCTTGAAACAATTTCACTATATAAAATAAGTAAACCTATGTTCAAGTTCTTGTGACAATTTGCTGATTAATTTACAGTATAAGCTCACTGAACTCCGATGTCAGAaaactacaatctaagaattaggATATAAGCACATCATCCTACACAAAAGAATAGCTTAGCCCTGTGTTAATATTTAGAAACAATGTGAAAGATTGCCAGTCGAATATGACTCATGGTTGCTTAACTTCCTAAAGATAGAATTTAGAAATTAGAATCCCACAATTGACAGGTGAAGAAACGTTTAAGATTTACAAAACCTAGGAAATTCTGAGCAGTTAATTAATTGTCAAGATACAAATGCACCCAGGGGCATGATCCGCCAATCGGTAGAGTCTATTTACCAGGACTAGTTAATTTTCCAGGTCAAGGCTAATCAGCTAGCTCAGATATTAccacgagagagagagagagagaattatTTCCTTTTCTGTTGACATCAATTACCACTGTAACGTTTAACGAATAATTGTTTTAAGGACGTCAACTTCAAACTCCCAGTGGTCTAGCTAAGGAGAGAACAAGTAACAGCTGACCGCACCTATGGAAAATATAGtgggggaaaaggaaaagactGAAGGAGAAAAGGCAAATTACAGGCAAGTAAGAGAGATCCAGAGAGCGAATATCTCTGCACTTCATAGCAATCAAGCCAACACCGAAATCACTAACTCTTAAGCACCATTTCAAGCAAACCCACTTCAATTTTTTGCAACCAACAGCAATACAGCCAATCCCGATATCTGAAATTAACTTGCACCTAGCCAATGATAGCTTCTCCAGGTTCTTAGCTTCAGCAATAGCTGCAGCAGCCAAGTCTGTTAGCTCTGTTGCATTGGACAAATCCATCTCCAACAAACCTGTACATTTCCCAGCCAAACTCGACAACCCAACGTTACTAAAGAACCTAGACCTCGAAAGGTCAATGGCCCTCAAACTAGTCTTATATACATCAGCTATAGCAAAAAGAGTATCATCCTCGACACGAGGACAGCATGTGAAGTCAAGGTGAGATAGATGAGGATATCTTCGGAGTGTACTTGGAATGAGATTAGTTCGTAGAGGTCTTAGAGATCTTCTGTGAATGGATTCAATAGAGTAGAATGATTTGTTAACAAGAGAGAACGATTTCTTGGCTTGTGGGTCCTCATCGAGGAAATCAAGAACGTTAAATATGATTTCTTCAGTAAGATTTTCAAAGGGGTTGGAGAGATTGGGAGATTGGTGAACTTGTTGCATGGTTCTGGGGGTCTTCATGAGATGATAATCAGACTGCTGCAGGTAAAAGCTATGTTGCTGATCCAGGAGGAATGGTGGGGGAAAATCTTTCCAGCGGTCGAGTATTTTTGGAAGTTTCTGAGAAGTAAATGAACTGGCATTGAATGGGAGCATTAATAAAAAGATTCTGAGATCAATTGTGGGGGCTAGACAGAAAAATTAGTAGAAAAGTTTGGAATGATGATGACCTGAGCTGGGGAAGTTGGTTTCAGTTGACGAAGATGATGTTCGGAAATTACAACGCTGACCTTTCTCAGTTGGATTGGATCTTTGACTGTATccgaaaaacaaaattttcttttttcttgccgtttttctgtttttcttaaCCCTTTAATTGGCTGAATTGATGGCATCAAATTAAGGACAACCCTAATCCTCAAGCATCgtatactcttttttttttttttttctttttttaaattaatgtATTGTCTACTAGTACTTGTATATGGTAAAGCGTAAAGTCAGAGCCAGAGGGGgcaattaaggaaaataaactgAGGGTCAATGAGATCTTAGGCTTAGGCGCTTAGCTAATAAAGAAAGATCAACGAGGGGCAGCCAGGTGTAGAGGCGGGGTGAATTCAAGGGCACACCTGGTACGGCATGGTCCAATATTGCATCGTTTTCATTTGTGCATTTATGTGCTCCACCAGCGACCTAAACTTGACGGCAATCGGGTTGAACAGCCGATTGAGATGTTGAGAAAGCGAGAACCCCtttcacctttttcttttggtggAGCCAAGCCAGAGTCATTCGTGCATTCGTACTCAAATTGATTTTGGTTGTATGCTACTATAGCTTACGCGCCGGAGAGAGTGCAATCGAACGGCAAAGTAGAATTGATTTCTGGTGGCTCTTATTTGAAGAACCAAATCTGGTGGATCAAATACAGAGATGAATGAAGTCTCTCCCCATTGCTTCGTCCCCAACAAATCACACGTAATGAATTGGTTGGATACCACTAAATATGTGGTTTCTTTCAATTTctttgagtttgtttggattgtaagttatttgagatatttttactgtagcattttttgtgatgtgatgtatgtgagataaaaaggtgcgttggaaattgtaatgatgatgtaagcagatataatttgacaaataatgctcaatccaaacaaGCCCTTTAAATTTATTAGTGATTTCTTTAAATCCAAACGAGTGCATGGTACAATTAATTGATCTTATGATAGTTTAGTTCTCCCCAATTCCTCGTCCCATCCGTTGAGCCTGTCCCCTTCCCTTCGTCACATCCCCATAAAGTaggacaaaaaagaaaataaaagaatggGTTAGATACCACAACATCCTCCCGTAACAGTTAGTATGTTGCAACAAACCGCTGCAGACTTTTTACAGAAGTAGCGAGACCACAATTGGAGAAATAGTTTCTTAGTTACCCGAACAAGCGAAACTGTACTGTAAATCAACAATTCTCATAGAATACATTACATCCAAATATAGAACCATTGCAATTCCTCAGTTTAACCCAAGCAAAAGGTGTAAAATGCGCCGAGTCACCTAAGACATTAGATCAATCATTTTTTCGCATAGCTGATTGCCATAGGATTCTGGGGGGTAATTTTGAAGCCCTGAAGTGCCTGCATGGCAACTGAAGATTGTATATCATCTTCAAATTCTACGAAGGCTATACCTGGTTTTGCCTCAATCATTCGAACTTCCCTAAAACCAGGGTATTGTTTGAAAAGGACATCCAGCATCATGCTTGTTGTCTCGTATGGTAGATTCTGTATGAAGAGTATGTTGTTCGGATCAGCAACGGCTTCTTGAGCACTCGGCCGTCCTGGACGAGAGGAAGCCTGCAAAATTCCTCCAGAGGAAGTGTTAGTGCAACTCCACGAAGACAAAAAACCACAGAAAGATTGAACAGAAGCAAATTTATGAAGAAAACCTCATGAGCTTTCTTCTTTCATTCAACTCTATAGAATGTAAAACTTACACCTACCATCATGGCAAATTAAGCACCCCTCAGTTAGTCTCTAAACTACAGAGCAAAGctaaattttagaaagcatatttTATTGCCTATGACATCTGTGATTCAAACCCTCAAAAGCTGACCATGAAATTAACCACCCTATACCTTGAGAACGCCCTATCCCCAAGTAAACAGCCATTGGTCATTTGCCACCTTTCCCCCCATCCCCCTCGCcaaagtgagaaaacaaagTATACAAATATTTACCACAGAAAAAACTAGCTAACGAGGCCAGATCATGTGAAGACAGACCAACAAATCGCAGATATAAATGTTTCTATTGCAGTACAAATAATATAGCACACTGACAAACAATAGAATCTTATCTaaatcttcttcttctcccttaTATACATCTAGATGTGTAAAAAGTATTAGcaaaaacaaacatataattaCACAGGTAGTAATTTCGTTGTGACTGCAAAGCAAGTTAAGCACATGATGGGGGTAATATTTTTCTCAGGCCAAGTGCATGAGCATGTTCGCTCTAAAAAGAATGAAGTAACTCAAATGCAGCAACTTACAGCTGGGCCACCATTGCTCTCAGCTCTTGGACCATTAGGAGTAGCATTTTGTTGAGCTTCTTCAACACGTCTCTTTCTTTCAGCTGAATGCAAATACCAATCCAAGCAAAAAATTGATTTAAAAACATCACAATAGAGAATAACCAACAGATCCATTAGATCATGCATTGGAGAACAAATGCATGATGTACCAAAATACCTTTGAACAATGAACATAAATAATTCATAGGTCCATCAAGCAGGAGCCATAACAAAGAGAACTAGCATCTCAGTAAAACTAGTAGAAGTTCATGAGATACTATGGCTCAAGGCCTCCTAGGAGACAAGAAAGTACAACCAAAAAAATCCCCCTCACCAAACTTCTTCACAGTATCTGGGTAAATGCATAAGTATACCCACCACCACCGTCTCattcagagagagagagagagtaaatgCAATGTGAATCATGCTCAAACAAATGGAAAAGTAGGCAGATGATGGATATTCGTATCTTTGAATAATTACTGATATGAAAATGAGATGTATAAATAGGAAATTAGAAGGAATAGAAAGCTGGAATTGTAAGATGATTTTACCTTTCTCttcttgcttctttttcttgtcATAAGTACCCTCGGCTCTAGCAATACAATctgattttgattttgcatACTGGATCCGCTGTAATGCGGAAAAGTTAAATAGTCAATTTCATGCATCCAATTTGCAGAAggaagggagaaaaaaaagagaaacaaagaaCTAAAGCTTTATCAAAAATCAAATGAAAACAATGGAAGTAAACAGATTGTGTAATGTGGAAGTGAATAGTTGCAAGTTCATTTGATATTCAAATGAAgagttaaaaaaaatgcatttggGTTTTTCCACAAGTGAAAGGGTTAAACAAGACCCTTGGAACTGTAGCTTTGAATATACCTTCATAATTTACCACCAATTAGGAGATGAACCATTAACATGCAGGCAGCTAGTGTGATAACTCACCATAGGCTTATCGTAAAACGGAAAATTTTGCATCTGGCGCACTGCGTTGCTGGCAGCGGTCACTTCACTAAATACAACCCAAGCCTGCCCTCGAAGTTTGGTTGTTTTCAAGGCAACAATGTCCAGGATCCTCCCATACTGCGAAAACAATGCATACAGAGATCTCTTCAACTCTGTTCAAGAAATATAAGGGAAATGTGGCATCatgttcaaaatcatcaaagtaaagtAAGCGAGATTGCAAAGTAGAAGAGAGGGCAGCAATAAGACCAGCTGATGCCTTAGCTCTCAATAGTCAAGATAGCATAACAAGGAGATAATAGGCATACACGAGACGCTAACTCAAACATTTAGATTTAGCTCAACAAACAGTTGATATCTAGCCTCCTGTGAAATACCCTTTCGCTCTGGCTGAGAATTATACTTGGTAAGTTGGACTTCTTGATCTTTGGTTTCAAAAGCATAGCCAAAATACATTTTACTGGCCTCCAATGCATCTTTTTACTATCTGTTCCAATCCCGCTGGCCTAAACAGGGGCATGATTTTCGCATCTGCCATCTATGCTACGAAATTTAGTAGGAAGTGGATAGTATGTTTATGACACGTAATGAAGGAGCTTGGTACTAATACGCTGCcaccaaatatatatatatatatatatatatatatatatatatatatatatatttcccaGCTTTCTATCTTTGTAATGCCAATTAACATGATCATATAGCCCCCATAAGCAAGTAATGGAAAAAACGAACCAATAAGTTGCCTATGCAAAGTagccaaaacaaaaatcaaaagagaaatccAGAATTGGGGAAAAAGGTAAATCCATACGGAATCTAGTGAATGTCCTGGCCAGCAAAACTCCTAAATTTACTAAACAGAAGGGCATAATTCCACTAGGTTCAAAGGGGGCTCAAAAATCAAAGAAGAACCAAAGCCCAGCAGTTGGGACAGCTGATTTAACACGAATAACGTAATGCATGTGCtgcccaaaaaaagaaagaagttaTCTCAAGTAAATCTGATGCACAGATTAGCTTCTAATGCCAACAAAAAAACCAAGAAAGTTTTTCAAACCCCGCTGCCTAAGAGTAGAAATTCaggataacaaaaaaaaaaaaaaattgtccaaTTAAAACAGACAAATTTAGTTGCGAAGGTTACCTTCTTTTTTAACCTTCTCGTTGAGGTTCTTAATGTAAATGGTTTGATTTGGGGGTATATCTCCGGTCAGCATTCTTCCTCTGCTTCACCCTCACCCTTTGTCTGTGTGGCGTTGTGTTACTCAAATTTTCAGCCCTAGCTCCACCATACAACTACAAGTCTACTAGTATTAATACTACTCGTCGAACTAGAAAGAGTTAGAATCAACGTTGCTGCCCTTTTGATTTTGGCGGTGGCCTGTGAAGAGTAGAACGCGAAACATCGTATATGGAATGGCTCCGTCGATCTTGTCTTGTGGCCCAATGGGCCTTTAGGTTTTGGGGCTTTTCATGCTTTTGGATTTAAGTTCTAGACTTCTACTGACGCTGGTGAGCTGCTCAGTCCCTTTGATGGTCGGATTTCCT is drawn from Coffea arabica cultivar ET-39 chromosome 1c, Coffea Arabica ET-39 HiFi, whole genome shotgun sequence and contains these coding sequences:
- the LOC113731169 gene encoding F-box/LRR-repeat protein 3-like isoform X2; translation: MLPFNASSFTSQKLPKILDRWKDFPPPFLLDQQHSFYLQQSDYHLMKTPRTMQQVHQSPNLSNPFENLTEEIIFNVLDFLDEDPQAKKSFSLVNKSFYSIESIHRRSLRPLRTNLIPSTLRRYPHLSHLDFTCCPRVEDDTLFAIADVYKTSLRAIDLSRSRFFSNVGLSSLAGKCTGLLEMDLSNATELTDLAAAAIAEAKNLEKLSLARCKLISDIGIGCIAVGCKKLKWVCLKWCLRVSDFGVGLIAMKCRDIRSLDLSYLPITEKCLPPILQLQQLKELILVGCSGVDDEGLVTLNQGYKPLEMLNMSIIQNVSHIGLYSLTNGMKHLSHLSLAYGFDVTVDLAKCLRNFPGLQCIKLDGCQVSCAGMKAIADCCVSLKEINLCKCIGVTDEGLSSIMEKHNGLKKLDITCCRKITHASLDIITSSCNSLISLKMESCSLIPEDAFELIGQRCSLLEELDITDNEVNDEGLKAISRCSKLLSLKMGICRKITDGGLSHVGIYCPKLTQLDLYRCTAVTDVGIMAVANGCLGLEMINMAYCEKVTDSSLRCLSKCLRLTALEIRGCTRLSSGGLSAIAEGCRKLTLLDIKKCCNIDDAGMLALAQCSQSLQQINISYCSVTDIGLMALASINHLHSMTILHVTGLTASGLGAALLACQGLRKVKLHSTFKASMPQALLNHVEARGCIFHWRNKAFQVDIDPKGWQL
- the LOC113731169 gene encoding F-box/LRR-repeat protein 3-like isoform X1, which translates into the protein MLPFNASSFTSQKLPKILDRWKDFPPPFLLDQQHSFYLQQSDYHLMKTPRTMQQVHQSPNLSNPFENLTEEIIFNVLDFLDEDPQAKKSFSLVNKSFYSIESIHRRSLRPLRTNLIPSTLRRYPHLSHLDFTCCPRVEDDTLFAIADVYKTSLRAIDLSRSRFFSNVGLSSLAGKCTGLLEMDLSNATELTDLAAAAIAEAKNLEKLSLARCKLISDIGIGCIAVGCKKLKWVCLKWCLRVSDFGVGLIAMKCRDIRSLDLSYLPITEKCLPPILQLQQLKELILVGCSGVDDEGLVTLNQGYKPLEMLNMSIIQNVSHIGLYSLTNGMKHLSHLSLAYGFDVTVDLAKCLRNFPGLQCIKLDGCQVSCAGMKAIADCCVSLKEINLCKCIGVTDEGLSSIMEKHNGLKKLDITCCRKITHASLDIITSSCNSLISLKMESCSLIPEDAFELIGQRCSLLEELDITDNEVNDEGLKAISRCSKLLSLKMGICRKITDGGLSHVGIYCPKLTQLDLYRCTAVTDVGIMAVANGCLGLEMINMAYCEKVTDSSLRCLSKCLRLTALEIRGCTRLSSGGLSAIAEGCRKLTLLDIKKCCNIDDAGMLALAQCSQSLQQINISYCSVTDIGLMALASINHLHSMTILHVTGLTASGLGAALLACQGLRKVKLHSTFKASMPQALLNHVEARGCIFHWRNKAFQQVDIDPKGWQL
- the LOC113731169 gene encoding F-box/LRR-repeat protein 3-like isoform X3; translated protein: MLPFNASSFTSQKLPKILDRWKDFPPPFLLDQQHSFYLQQSDYHLMKTPRTMQQVHQSPNLSNPFENLTEEIIFNVLDFLDEDPQAKKSFSLVNKSFYSIESIHRRSLRPLRTNLIPSTLRRYPHLSHLDFTCCPRVEDDTLFAIADVYKTSLRAIDLSRSRFFSNVGLSSLAGKCTGLLEMDLSNATELTDLAAAAIAEAKNLEKLSLARCKLISDIGIGCIAVGCKKLKWVCLKWCLRVSDFGVGLIAMKCRDIRSLDLSYLPITEKCLPPILQLQQLKELILVGCSGVDDEGLVTLNQGYKPLEMLNMSIIQNVSHIGLYSLTNGMKHLSHLSLAYGFDVTVDLAKCLRNFPGLQCIKLDGCQVSCAGMKAIADCCVSLKEINLCKCIGVTDEGLSSIMEKHNGLKKLDITCCRKITHASLDIITSSCNSLISLKMESCSLIPEDAFELIGQRCSLLEELDITDNEVNDEGLKAISRCSKLLSLKMGICRKITDGGLSHVGIYCPKLTQLDLYRCTAVTDVGIMAVANGCLGLEMINMAYCEKVTDSSLRCLSKCLRLTALEIRGCTRLSSGGLSAIAEGCRKLTLLDIKKCCNIDDAGMLALAQCSQSLQQLQILG
- the LOC113731196 gene encoding U2 small nuclear ribonucleoprotein B'' 2 isoform X2; amino-acid sequence: MQNFPFYDKPMRIQYAKSKSDCIARAEGTYDKKKKQEEKAERKRRVEEAQQNATPNGPRAESNGGPAASSRPGRPSAQEAVADPNNILFIQNLPYETTSMMLDVLFKQYPGFREVRMIEAKPGIAFVEFEDDIQSSVAMQALQGFKITPQNPMAISYAKK
- the LOC113731196 gene encoding U2 small nuclear ribonucleoprotein B'' 2 isoform X1, which gives rise to MLTGDIPPNQTIYIKNLNEKVKKEELKRSLYALFSQYGRILDIVALKTTKLRGQAWVVFSEVTAASNAVRQMQNFPFYDKPMRIQYAKSKSDCIARAEGTYDKKKKQEEKAERKRRVEEAQQNATPNGPRAESNGGPAASSRPGRPSAQEAVADPNNILFIQNLPYETTSMMLDVLFKQYPGFREVRMIEAKPGIAFVEFEDDIQSSVAMQALQGFKITPQNPMAISYAKK